A genome region from Thermomonospora amylolytica includes the following:
- a CDS encoding ferritin-like domain-containing protein, protein MAEFLTDVRTLRERARQEIEKGPVTAAYGADLPRVVQVCNEALATEIVCTLRYKRHYYTATGIHAESVAAEFLEHAQEEQQHADWLAERIVQLGGEPDYDPDTLTTRAHAEYGQSLDLIEMIKEDLVAERVAIASYTEIAQWLGDGDPTTRRLFEQILAQEEEHADDLRGLLERLPADLGGR, encoded by the coding sequence ATGGCGGAGTTCCTCACCGATGTCCGGACGCTGCGCGAACGGGCCCGGCAGGAGATCGAGAAGGGTCCGGTCACCGCGGCTTATGGCGCCGATCTGCCGCGTGTGGTGCAGGTCTGCAACGAGGCCCTGGCGACCGAGATCGTGTGCACGCTGCGTTACAAACGGCATTACTACACGGCCACCGGGATCCACGCCGAATCGGTGGCCGCCGAGTTCCTCGAGCACGCCCAGGAGGAGCAGCAGCACGCCGACTGGCTGGCCGAGCGGATCGTCCAGCTCGGCGGCGAGCCCGACTACGACCCCGACACCCTGACCACCCGGGCGCACGCCGAGTACGGCCAGAGCCTGGACCTGATCGAGATGATCAAGGAGGACCTGGTGGCCGAGCGGGTGGCCATCGCCTCCTACACCGAGATCGCCCAGTGGCTGGGCGACGGCGACCCCACCACCCGCCGGCTGTTCGAGCAGATCCTCGCCCAGGAGGAGGAGCACGCCGACGACCTGCGCGGGCTCCTGGAAAGGCTGCCCGCCGACCTCGGCGGCCGATGA
- a CDS encoding ATP-binding cassette domain-containing protein, translating to MRELVGTLVRVTRRRPRAMLRLAGWSLVEVLPTMLFGQAVARSVDAFREGRTGLALGWLGALVAAGLVGAAGCRRLYAALAAVVEPFRDELVREVVSGTLRRAAGGPADTGAVARLTHQVEIVRDTFAGVLMVVRGFVFSVGAALVGAATLAPVLLVPMTVPLVVALAAFAAIVPVAARRQRELILGEERLAGLVDRMTAGLRDVTACGAEDRVAAEVGGAVDEQAAAARAVARLAGARMAVLAAGGWAPVVAILVEAPWLIGGGATPGTVVGGVAYAVNGLQPALNSLIAGLGGSGLRLAVTLARLREAADRPVALGDAPQTPEGESGRSSLRGTPLWSSASRPPVTAGDEGVRGGAPVEVRLEGVGFAYGERAEPVIKGLDLVVPPGDHLAVVGPSGIGKSTLAALIAGLLMPGEGVIRVGGRPPGDPRERVLIPQEAYVFDGTLHDNLTYLAPDADDARVAEAVDAVGLSALAQRLGGYGGRVDPGALSAGERQLVALARAYLAAAPLTVLDEATCRLDPAAEERAELALARRPGTLVVIAHRMTSALRARHVLLLDGVSARYGRHDELLAASPAYRELVGHWRSQPAGGLGDPDGVHPVAGADLAVDPGQVVADGADGEHQGVGDLRGGGALPGQP from the coding sequence GTGCGGGAGCTCGTGGGGACGCTGGTGAGGGTGACCCGGAGGCGGCCGCGGGCGATGCTGCGGCTGGCGGGGTGGTCGCTGGTCGAGGTGCTGCCGACGATGCTGTTCGGGCAGGCGGTGGCCCGGTCGGTGGACGCGTTCCGGGAGGGGCGGACGGGGCTCGCGCTGGGCTGGCTCGGGGCGCTGGTGGCGGCCGGGCTCGTGGGGGCGGCGGGGTGCCGGCGGCTGTACGCGGCGCTGGCGGCCGTCGTGGAGCCGTTCCGGGACGAGCTGGTGCGCGAGGTGGTGTCGGGGACGCTGCGGCGGGCGGCGGGCGGGCCGGCCGACACCGGGGCTGTGGCGCGGCTGACGCATCAGGTGGAGATCGTGCGGGACACGTTCGCCGGGGTCCTGATGGTGGTGCGGGGCTTCGTGTTCAGCGTGGGGGCGGCGCTGGTGGGGGCGGCGACGCTGGCGCCGGTGCTGCTGGTGCCAATGACGGTGCCGCTGGTGGTGGCGCTGGCGGCGTTCGCGGCGATCGTTCCGGTGGCGGCGCGGCGGCAGCGGGAGCTGATCCTCGGGGAGGAGCGGCTGGCCGGGCTGGTGGACCGGATGACGGCGGGGCTGCGGGACGTGACCGCCTGCGGGGCGGAGGACCGGGTGGCCGCCGAGGTCGGCGGGGCCGTCGACGAGCAGGCCGCGGCGGCGCGGGCGGTGGCCCGGCTGGCGGGCGCGCGGATGGCGGTGCTGGCGGCGGGGGGCTGGGCGCCGGTGGTGGCGATCCTGGTCGAGGCGCCCTGGCTGATCGGCGGCGGGGCCACCCCCGGCACGGTGGTCGGGGGGGTCGCGTACGCGGTGAACGGGCTGCAACCGGCCTTGAACAGCCTGATCGCGGGGCTGGGCGGGAGCGGGCTGCGGCTGGCGGTCACGCTGGCCCGGCTGCGGGAGGCGGCGGACCGGCCCGTCGCCCTGGGGGACGCCCCCCAGACCCCCGAAGGAGAGAGCGGGCGATCCTCGCTCCGCGGAACTCCGCTGTGGTCGTCCGCTTCCCGGCCGCCGGTGACGGCGGGGGACGAGGGGGTGCGCGGCGGCGCGCCGGTGGAGGTGCGCCTGGAAGGGGTGGGCTTCGCCTACGGGGAGCGGGCCGAGCCGGTGATCAAGGGGCTGGACCTGGTGGTGCCGCCCGGCGACCATCTGGCGGTGGTGGGGCCGAGCGGGATCGGCAAGTCCACGCTGGCCGCGCTGATCGCCGGGCTGCTGATGCCCGGGGAGGGCGTGATCCGGGTGGGCGGCCGGCCGCCGGGGGATCCCCGCGAGCGGGTGCTGATCCCGCAGGAGGCGTACGTGTTCGACGGGACGCTGCACGACAACCTCACCTACCTCGCGCCGGACGCCGACGACGCGCGGGTGGCGGAGGCGGTGGACGCGGTCGGGCTGTCGGCGCTGGCGCAGCGGCTCGGCGGGTACGGTGGCCGGGTCGATCCGGGGGCGCTGTCGGCGGGGGAACGCCAGCTCGTCGCGTTGGCCCGGGCCTACCTGGCGGCGGCGCCGCTGACCGTCCTGGACGAGGCGACCTGCCGGCTGGATCCGGCCGCGGAGGAGCGGGCGGAGCTGGCGCTGGCCCGGCGGCCCGGCACGCTGGTCGTGATCGCGCACCGGATGACGTCCGCGCTGCGGGCCCGCCACGTGCTGCTGCTGGACGGCGTCAGCGCGCGGTACGGCCGGCACGACGAGCTGCTGGCCGCGTCGCCGGCCTACCGGGAGCTGGTGGGGCACTGGCGGTCACAGCCAGCCGGAGGACTCGGCGATCCGGATGGCGTGCACCCGGTTGCGGGCGCCGATCTTGCGGTTGATCCGGGACAGGTGGTTGCGGACGGTGCCGATGGTGAGCACCAGGGTGTCGGCGATCTGCGCGGCGGTGGCGCCCTCCCCGGCCAGCCGTAG
- a CDS encoding formimidoylglutamate deiminase, with amino-acid sequence MRWHAELAWLGDEVAADVLIEADGERFTAVEPGVPAPPDAERLPGLTLPGLANAHSHAFHRALRGRSHAERGDFWTWRDQMYAVAGRLDPDSYHALARAVYAEMALAGISVVGEFHYLHHRPGGGPYDDPNIMGEALIAAAADAGIRITLLDACYLTGGIRRPLRGPQLRFGDRTADDWQRRVEALHGLVGKGHRAHARLGAAVHSVRAVPPDEIHAVAAWATHHRVPLHVHLSEQPAENEACREAYGLSPTRLLAECGALGPLTVAVHATHLDAEDIALLGTTMTGVCLCPTTERDLADGIGPARELADAGAELSLGSDQHAVIDLFEEARAVELDERLRTRRRGHWSAGELLAAATWHGHYALGWPEAGRLEPGAYADLVTVAFDTVRTAGATAEYAAETAVFAATAADVRHVVVSGRPVVRDGRHLLIPDVPAALHTAVTALTEER; translated from the coding sequence ATGCGCTGGCACGCCGAGCTCGCCTGGCTCGGGGACGAGGTGGCCGCCGACGTGCTCATCGAGGCCGACGGGGAACGGTTCACCGCCGTCGAGCCGGGGGTCCCCGCCCCGCCGGACGCCGAGCGCCTGCCCGGCCTCACCCTCCCCGGCCTGGCCAACGCCCACTCGCACGCCTTCCACCGGGCGCTGCGCGGCCGGTCCCACGCCGAACGCGGCGACTTCTGGACCTGGCGCGACCAGATGTACGCCGTCGCCGGCCGGCTCGACCCCGACTCGTACCATGCGCTGGCCCGCGCCGTGTACGCGGAGATGGCGCTGGCCGGGATCAGCGTCGTCGGCGAGTTCCACTACCTGCACCACCGGCCCGGCGGCGGCCCGTACGACGACCCCAACATCATGGGCGAGGCGCTGATCGCCGCGGCGGCCGACGCCGGCATCCGCATCACCCTGCTGGACGCCTGCTACCTCACCGGCGGCATCCGCCGTCCGCTGCGCGGTCCCCAGCTCCGCTTCGGCGACCGGACCGCCGACGACTGGCAGCGCCGCGTGGAGGCCCTGCACGGACTGGTCGGCAAGGGGCACCGTGCGCACGCCCGGCTCGGCGCGGCCGTCCACTCCGTGCGCGCCGTTCCGCCCGACGAGATCCACGCGGTCGCCGCCTGGGCCACCCACCACCGCGTTCCGCTGCACGTCCACCTGTCCGAGCAGCCCGCCGAGAACGAGGCGTGCCGCGAGGCGTACGGCCTGAGCCCCACCCGGCTGCTGGCCGAGTGCGGCGCGCTCGGCCCGCTGACCGTCGCCGTCCACGCCACCCATCTGGACGCCGAGGACATCGCCCTGCTCGGCACCACCATGACCGGCGTGTGCCTGTGCCCCACCACCGAACGGGACCTCGCCGACGGGATCGGCCCCGCCCGAGAGCTGGCCGACGCCGGGGCCGAGCTGAGCCTGGGCTCCGACCAGCACGCCGTCATCGACCTGTTCGAGGAGGCCCGCGCCGTCGAGCTGGACGAACGCCTGCGCACCCGGCGGCGCGGCCACTGGTCGGCGGGGGAGCTGCTGGCCGCCGCCACCTGGCACGGCCACTACGCCCTGGGCTGGCCCGAGGCCGGCCGGCTGGAGCCCGGCGCCTACGCCGACCTGGTCACCGTCGCCTTCGACACGGTCCGCACCGCCGGGGCGACCGCCGAGTACGCCGCCGAGACCGCCGTGTTCGCCGCCACCGCCGCCGACGTCCGGCACGTCGTCGTCTCCGGCCGCCCCGTCGTCCGCGACGGCCGCCACCTGCTGATCCCCGACGTCCCCGCGGCCCTGCACACCGCCGTCACGGCCCTGACCGAGGAACGCTGA
- a CDS encoding SapB/AmfS family lanthipeptide: MALLDLQGMTVENGGGGESSASLLLCDKHSSQSTVLCL; this comes from the coding sequence ATGGCGCTTCTGGACCTTCAGGGGATGACGGTCGAGAACGGCGGAGGCGGCGAGAGCAGCGCGAGCCTGCTCCTGTGCGACAAGCACAGCTCGCAGAGCACCGTCCTGTGCCTCTGA
- a CDS encoding ATP-binding cassette domain-containing protein — MTTTETADRLLWRTARRGGGWAAVLAVVALADTAVTLALPAVLGRAVDEALSPGAVGTAVWLCAALIAASAAIDLLLEWAGGAGSARATAWLRHTFVRHVLAAGPSSRLDPGDTASRMVGGAAEAGQAPVAVIRAAVAVLPPVGAAAALVWIDWPIAVALAVAMPLLVLLLRAFVRDMSGTVRRYLTVQGAMAGRLAEALRGIRTIAAAGTVERETRRVLAPLPELRREGARMWRVQGGVGARGLLAVVALQAAVLAVAGVQLAAGRITAGELVAAAQYAVLAAGLGPLVAQFGRIGRARGAAARASEVLGRPVPSHGAEELPPGPGALEFRRVRSGVLADVTLLIPGGAAVAVVGRSGSGKSLLAALAGRLADPDSGQVLLDGVELPRLTRAALRGAVGYAFARPDLFGDTVLDAIAFGSPGAPEPVLRRAAAAACADPFVRRLPAGYATPLAETPLSGGQAQRLGLARAFAHGGRLLILDDATSSLDTATEVEIARALFDAFTDRTRLITAHRATTAARADLVVWLEAGRVRAVAPHRTLWNDPAYRAVFATAPEDPDE; from the coding sequence GTGACCACGACCGAGACCGCCGACCGGCTGCTGTGGCGGACCGCCCGGCGGGGCGGCGGCTGGGCCGCGGTGCTGGCGGTGGTCGCGCTGGCCGACACCGCCGTCACGCTGGCGCTGCCGGCGGTGCTGGGCCGTGCGGTGGACGAGGCGCTGTCACCGGGCGCGGTCGGCACGGCGGTGTGGCTGTGCGCGGCGCTGATCGCGGCGTCGGCGGCGATCGACCTGTTGCTGGAGTGGGCGGGCGGTGCCGGGAGCGCCCGCGCCACCGCCTGGCTGCGGCACACGTTCGTGCGCCATGTGCTGGCGGCGGGGCCGTCGTCGCGGCTGGATCCCGGCGACACCGCCAGCCGGATGGTCGGCGGCGCCGCCGAGGCGGGCCAGGCCCCGGTGGCGGTGATCCGCGCGGCGGTGGCGGTGCTGCCGCCGGTCGGCGCGGCGGCGGCGCTGGTGTGGATCGACTGGCCGATCGCGGTGGCGCTGGCGGTGGCGATGCCGCTGCTGGTGCTGCTGCTGCGCGCGTTCGTCCGGGACATGTCCGGGACCGTCCGCCGCTATCTGACCGTGCAGGGCGCGATGGCGGGCCGGCTGGCCGAGGCGCTGCGCGGGATCCGCACGATCGCCGCCGCCGGGACCGTGGAGCGCGAGACCCGCCGGGTGCTGGCCCCGCTGCCGGAACTGCGCCGCGAGGGCGCCCGGATGTGGCGGGTGCAGGGCGGGGTGGGCGCGCGCGGCCTGCTCGCGGTGGTGGCGCTGCAGGCGGCGGTGCTGGCGGTGGCGGGCGTGCAGCTGGCGGCGGGCCGGATCACCGCGGGCGAGCTGGTCGCCGCCGCCCAGTACGCCGTGCTGGCCGCCGGGCTCGGCCCGCTCGTCGCCCAGTTCGGCCGGATCGGGAGGGCCCGCGGCGCCGCCGCCCGGGCGTCCGAGGTCCTCGGCCGCCCCGTCCCCTCCCACGGCGCCGAGGAACTGCCGCCGGGCCCGGGGGCCCTGGAGTTCCGCCGGGTGCGGTCGGGCGTCCTGGCCGACGTGACCCTGCTGATCCCCGGCGGCGCCGCCGTCGCCGTGGTCGGCCGGTCGGGCTCCGGCAAGTCCCTGCTGGCCGCCCTGGCCGGGCGGCTCGCCGACCCCGACTCCGGGCAGGTGCTCCTGGACGGCGTGGAGCTGCCCCGGCTGACCCGCGCCGCCCTGCGCGGCGCTGTTGGTTATGCCTTCGCCCGTCCCGACCTGTTCGGCGACACCGTCCTGGACGCGATCGCCTTCGGCTCCCCTGGCGCCCCCGAGCCCGTCCTCCGCCGCGCCGCAGCCGCCGCGTGCGCCGACCCGTTCGTCCGCCGCCTGCCCGCCGGATACGCCACGCCCCTCGCCGAGACCCCGCTGTCGGGCGGTCAGGCCCAGCGTCTCGGGCTGGCCCGCGCGTTCGCCCACGGCGGCCGCCTGCTGATCCTCGACGACGCCACCTCCAGCCTCGACACCGCCACCGAGGTCGAGATCGCGCGCGCCCTCTTCGACGCCTTCACCGACCGGACCCGGCTGATCACCGCCCACCGCGCCACCACCGCCGCCCGCGCCGACCTGGTCGTCTGGCTGGAGGCGGGCCGCGTCCGCGCCGTGGCCCCCCATCGCACCCTCTGGAACGACCCCGCCTACCGCGCCGTCTTCGCCACCGCCCCCGAGGATCCCGATGAGTGA
- the hutI gene encoding imidazolonepropionase, translated as MSVLIDRIGELVTNDPELGEGPLGIVRNAALVLDGDRVAWVGPAGRAPAADERYDADGRAVLPGFVDSHAHLVFAGERAEEFAARMSGRPYSAGGIRTTVAATRAATDDELRAGLRRLVDEMARQGTTTVECKSGYGLTVADEERAVRLAAEIADEVTFLGAHVVPPEYAGDPDAYVRLVTGEMLAACAPHARWVDVFCERGAFDADQTRAVLEAGVRAGLVPRVHAGQLGPGPGVALAVEFGAASADHCTFLTDADVAALAGSETVATLLPGVEFSTRQPYPDARRLIDAGVTVALATDCNPGSCYTSSMPLCIALAVREMRMTLAEAVRAATAGGARALRRTDVGRLGTGARADVQVLDAASHLHLAYRPGVPLVTAVWKSGRRVEGGRAG; from the coding sequence ATGAGCGTGCTGATCGATCGGATCGGGGAGCTGGTCACCAACGATCCGGAACTGGGGGAGGGGCCGCTCGGCATCGTCCGGAACGCCGCCCTCGTGCTGGACGGCGACCGGGTCGCCTGGGTGGGACCGGCGGGCCGGGCGCCGGCGGCCGACGAGCGGTACGACGCGGACGGGCGGGCGGTGCTGCCGGGGTTCGTGGACTCCCACGCGCACCTGGTGTTCGCGGGGGAGCGGGCCGAGGAGTTCGCCGCCCGGATGAGCGGGCGCCCCTACTCGGCGGGCGGGATCCGGACCACCGTGGCGGCCACCCGGGCGGCCACCGACGACGAACTGCGGGCCGGTCTGCGGCGTCTGGTGGACGAGATGGCCCGGCAGGGCACCACCACGGTCGAGTGCAAGTCCGGATACGGGCTGACCGTCGCCGACGAGGAACGCGCGGTGCGGCTGGCGGCCGAGATCGCCGACGAGGTCACCTTCCTGGGCGCGCACGTGGTGCCTCCCGAGTACGCCGGCGACCCCGACGCCTACGTGCGGCTGGTGACCGGGGAGATGCTGGCGGCCTGCGCCCCGCACGCCCGCTGGGTCGACGTGTTCTGCGAGAGGGGCGCGTTCGACGCCGACCAGACCCGCGCCGTCCTGGAGGCGGGGGTGCGGGCCGGGCTCGTTCCCCGGGTGCACGCCGGCCAGCTCGGGCCGGGGCCGGGGGTGGCGCTGGCGGTCGAGTTCGGGGCGGCGTCCGCCGACCACTGCACGTTCCTCACCGACGCGGACGTGGCGGCGCTGGCCGGCTCGGAGACGGTGGCGACGCTGCTGCCCGGCGTGGAGTTCTCCACCCGGCAGCCCTACCCGGACGCCCGGCGGCTGATCGACGCGGGCGTCACCGTCGCGCTGGCCACCGACTGCAACCCGGGCTCCTGCTACACCTCCAGCATGCCGCTGTGCATCGCGCTGGCCGTCCGCGAGATGCGGATGACCCTGGCCGAGGCGGTCCGGGCGGCGACCGCCGGCGGGGCCCGCGCGTTGCGCCGAACCGATGTGGGCAGGCTCGGTACGGGGGCGCGCGCCGACGTCCAGGTTTTGGACGCGGCATCACACCTGCATCTGGCCTACCGGCCAGGTGTTCCGCTGGTTACGGCCGTGTGGAAATCGGGGCGGCGCGTCGAGGGAGGGCGCGCCGGGTAG
- the hutU gene encoding urocanate hydratase: MSGPRPVRAPRGTSPTAKGWPQEAALRMLMNNLDPEVAEHPDELVVYGGTGRAARDWASFDAIVRSLTELEGDETLLVQSGRPVGIFRTHEWAPRVLIANSNLVPQWATWEEFRRLEAAGLTMYGQMTAGSWIYIGTQGILQGTYETFAAVAAKRFGGSLAGTITLTAGLGGMGGAQPLAVTMNGGVAICVECDPSRIERRVAHRYCDVRAADLDEALRLAEQARDERRPLSVAVLGNAADIVPELLRRGAPIDIVTDQTSAHDPLTYLPRGVAFENMAAERDKDRDGFISRARESMAAHVEAMVGFQDAGAEVFDYGNSIRGEAQLAGYERAFDFPGFVPAYIRPLFCEGKGPFRWAALSGDPKDIARTDRAICELFPDNEPLIRWIRMAGEKVHYQGLPARICWLGYGERDKAGAVFNDLVARGEISAPIVLGRDHLDAGSVASPYRETEGMADGSDAIADWPLLNALLNTASGASWVSIHHGGGVGIGRSIHAGQVCVADGTPLAAEKLARVLTNDPGTGVMRHVDAGYERAAEVAAQRGVRIPMAGR; encoded by the coding sequence ATGTCCGGACCTCGACCCGTGCGCGCTCCGCGCGGCACGTCGCCGACCGCCAAGGGCTGGCCGCAGGAGGCCGCGCTGCGGATGCTCATGAACAACCTCGACCCGGAGGTCGCCGAGCATCCCGACGAGCTGGTGGTGTACGGCGGCACCGGGAGGGCCGCCCGTGACTGGGCCTCGTTCGACGCGATCGTCCGTTCGCTCACCGAGCTGGAGGGCGACGAGACGCTGCTGGTGCAGTCCGGCAGGCCGGTCGGGATCTTCCGCACCCACGAGTGGGCGCCGCGGGTCCTGATCGCCAACTCCAACCTGGTGCCGCAGTGGGCGACCTGGGAGGAGTTCCGCCGCCTGGAGGCCGCCGGGCTCACCATGTACGGGCAGATGACCGCCGGGTCGTGGATCTACATCGGCACCCAGGGCATCCTGCAGGGCACCTACGAGACGTTCGCGGCCGTCGCCGCCAAGCGGTTCGGCGGGTCGCTGGCCGGGACGATCACGCTGACCGCCGGGCTCGGCGGCATGGGCGGCGCTCAGCCGCTGGCCGTCACCATGAACGGCGGCGTGGCGATCTGCGTCGAGTGCGACCCGTCCCGCATCGAACGCCGCGTCGCGCACCGCTACTGCGACGTGCGGGCCGCCGACCTCGACGAGGCGCTGCGGCTGGCCGAGCAGGCCAGGGACGAACGCCGCCCGCTGTCCGTCGCGGTGCTCGGCAACGCCGCCGACATCGTGCCCGAGCTGCTGCGCCGGGGCGCGCCCATCGACATCGTCACCGACCAGACCTCCGCCCACGACCCGCTGACCTACCTGCCGCGCGGCGTGGCGTTCGAGAACATGGCCGCCGAACGCGACAAGGACCGCGACGGGTTCATCAGCCGGGCCCGCGAGTCGATGGCCGCGCACGTCGAGGCGATGGTCGGCTTCCAGGACGCCGGCGCGGAGGTCTTCGACTACGGCAACTCGATCCGCGGCGAGGCGCAGCTCGCCGGGTACGAGCGGGCGTTCGACTTCCCCGGGTTCGTGCCCGCCTACATCCGGCCGCTGTTCTGCGAGGGCAAGGGCCCGTTCCGCTGGGCGGCGCTGTCGGGCGACCCGAAGGACATCGCCCGCACCGACCGGGCGATCTGCGAGCTGTTCCCCGACAACGAGCCGCTGATCCGCTGGATCCGGATGGCCGGGGAGAAGGTCCACTACCAGGGCCTGCCCGCCCGGATCTGCTGGCTCGGCTACGGCGAGCGCGACAAGGCCGGGGCGGTGTTCAACGACCTGGTGGCGCGCGGCGAGATCAGCGCCCCGATCGTGCTGGGCCGCGACCACCTGGACGCGGGCAGCGTCGCCAGCCCCTACCGGGAGACCGAGGGCATGGCCGACGGGTCCGACGCCATCGCCGACTGGCCGCTGCTGAACGCCCTGCTCAACACCGCCTCCGGGGCCTCGTGGGTGTCGATCCACCACGGCGGCGGCGTCGGCATCGGCCGTTCCATCCACGCCGGTCAGGTCTGCGTCGCTGACGGCACCCCGCTGGCGGCCGAGAAGCTGGCCAGGGTCCTCACCAACGACCCCGGCACCGGCGTGATGCGGCACGTGGACGCCGGATACGAGCGGGCCGCCGAGGTCGCCGCGCAGCGCGGCGTGCGCATCCCGATGGCGGGCCGGTGA
- a CDS encoding allantoate amidohydrolase: MSFPEMWAELLPIGRDEATGGYRRFAWTPPELDCRAWFRDQARRRGLRLEADRNGNLFAWWDAGSGPAVLTGSHLDSVPGGGAFDGPLGVVSALAAIDELRAEGWTPGRPIGVAVFAEEEGARFGVACLGSRLLTGAIDPARARSLRDGDGRTFGEVVAEHGLDPDAIGPDEDLLGRIGCFVELHIEQGRALQSPVGVASAIIPHGRWRLDFTGAGDHAGTTRLADRRDPMLPFAHTVLAARGSAAAHDGVATVGKVTVVPGGVNAIPSHVTAWLDARGPGDDAVRRIVADTAEAARRAAADHGVTVELTEESYTGVVDFDHALRDRLARVVGTVTTARTETPERPDTTGERHVPRHTRRDSGPAEGRGCAPILPTGAGHDAGVLAARVPSAMLFVRNPTGVSHAPAEHAEPDDRLAGVAALAAVLKDLAAG; this comes from the coding sequence GTGAGCTTCCCGGAGATGTGGGCGGAGCTGCTGCCCATCGGCCGGGACGAGGCGACCGGCGGCTACCGCCGGTTCGCCTGGACGCCGCCGGAGCTGGACTGCCGGGCCTGGTTCCGCGACCAGGCCCGGCGGCGCGGCCTGCGGCTCGAGGCCGACCGCAACGGCAACCTCTTCGCCTGGTGGGACGCCGGCTCCGGACCGGCGGTGCTGACCGGCTCGCACCTGGACTCGGTGCCCGGCGGCGGGGCGTTCGACGGGCCGCTGGGGGTGGTGTCGGCGCTGGCGGCGATCGACGAGCTGCGGGCGGAGGGCTGGACGCCGGGACGCCCGATCGGGGTGGCGGTCTTCGCCGAGGAGGAGGGCGCCCGGTTCGGCGTCGCCTGCCTGGGCTCGCGGCTGCTGACCGGCGCGATCGACCCGGCGCGGGCGCGCTCGCTGCGCGACGGCGACGGCCGGACGTTCGGCGAGGTCGTCGCCGAGCACGGCCTGGACCCCGACGCGATCGGCCCCGACGAGGACCTGCTCGGCCGGATCGGCTGCTTCGTCGAACTCCACATCGAGCAGGGCCGCGCCCTGCAGAGCCCGGTCGGCGTCGCGAGCGCGATCATCCCGCACGGCCGCTGGCGGCTGGACTTCACCGGCGCGGGCGACCACGCCGGAACGACCCGGCTGGCCGACCGGCGCGACCCCATGCTGCCGTTCGCCCACACCGTCCTGGCCGCCCGCGGCAGCGCCGCCGCCCACGACGGGGTCGCCACGGTCGGCAAGGTCACCGTCGTCCCAGGCGGCGTCAACGCCATCCCCTCCCACGTCACCGCCTGGCTGGACGCCCGGGGTCCCGGCGACGACGCCGTTCGCCGGATCGTCGCGGACACCGCCGAGGCCGCCCGCCGTGCCGCAGCCGACCACGGCGTGACCGTCGAGCTGACCGAGGAGTCCTACACGGGCGTCGTCGACTTCGACCACGCCCTGCGCGACCGCCTCGCGCGCGTCGTCGGCACCGTGACGACCGCCCGCACCGAGACGCCGGAACGCCCCGACACGACCGGGGAACGGCACGTTCCCCGGCATACCCGGCGGGACTCCGGCCCGGCGGAGGGCCGGGGATGCGCGCCGATCCTGCCCACCGGCGCCGGGCACGACGCGGGTGTCCTGGCGGCCCGCGTCCCGTCCGCGATGCTGTTCGTCCGCAACCCGACCGGGGTGTCGCACGCCCCCGCCGAGCACGCCGAGCCGGACGACCGCCTGGCGGGCGTGGCGGCCCTGGCCGCGGTGCTCAAAGACCTGGCCGCCGGGTAG